gggggagaggttaatgatcacaccttgggggctgacgggggccatggaaCAGGGGAAAGGTTAATGATCACATATTGGGGGCTTACGGGGCCATTgaaaagggggagaggttaatgatcacattttgggggctgacgggggccatggaaGAGGGTAAATTATCACACATTGGTTggtaaaatgatatatacatttaagtACACAAGAGTTTGTGGCTTTGGCTGTCTTTCCGATTGATAAGCTTAGGAGAACATCACAAAGTAGACAGTTTGAATGTGAGTGTATAATTTCATGGTTCTCATCTTCCGTGAGCATGTAGTGGCTAATGAATGTCTATGAAATGAATGATTGACAGCTTTATCTGCCATTACATTGTAATAATTATTCTTAGGTTGTTAAGTATCTTTTTAGATTGGTGCTGAACAattataatgttaaatatataatttgcttTCAGATACAAATTGTATATTCGTATCGATCACAATGCATAAACTTATAGTTAATATTTGATGTTTCATATGTACAGGCCTAGGACCCAAAATAATGGTTTCCATAATTATCATCTACATATTGTTTTGTGTGACCGTTGTAATTAGTAGAAATGGACGGCTTAATGAACATACATATATTCTACTGAAGGTAATAATTAGTTAAATGGTGACATGGGTAACTTAATGCCTTTTACATTCCAATGAAATATTGCTAATTATCTCGCCCTTTAATGAAAAGCAAATCTTTATTATATGACTTTCAAATGCAAAATATCAGACAACAAAGCATAGTCAGAAGAAACAATGTTGTAATAATATACCAAAATGTATAACTAAATCATCTGGCTTGGTTATCGCCACATCCATCcaattatgtatatttgatgtATGGTTCATTATTGTTTGACttctgttataaccaataaatgCAGGTCATGTTTACTGAAAGACAGAATTTCATGGTTTTATAGGCATAGTGATTCCAGCGGATCAAAGTCTCAGACCACAATGATTACTTGTCTCAGACCACAATGATtacttgtttgttttatttaaattaaaacgGTTTCGTTACATGATTGTTTATCAATGTGTTTATTTGGCGTAGATTCCTAGAGGACTGTATTTGTATACTGTCACCATAAACATCTTGTGTATATTGTGATATCCtcgtgtacatgtacatgtgttgatGTCGGTACTGTAGTAAATAAAGCTGACGCTTAGGTACTTATTTCCTACACTACATACATGAATAACTAAATCTTAAATTAAACGTGCTATGAAGTTTACTTCCCGGCTTCACTTTGCTTTAGGGGCCATTCAAAATATGGATCTATTTGATATGTTTTCTTGTCGGAGTAACTTGACTTGTAACACATGCCGTTTATGCACGTGACAATACAAAGCTCGTGATGATGACTGTACGCCATTGTATGTGTCTTTACAACTCTTTATTCATACCACCTACATGTGTAAGTAGTTCATATTCATCACATGGATTGCTCGCACTTAAATTTTCTGTCAATGTTTTCATATTCGTTATTTTCTTTCCAGTTCAAAtaatcaagtttttttttaaatactgtaaCTGTGTAGAAGCATTTGTTATTTTGTTCTGGTTGTAGTTAAATCACAAATTCTGTTCTTACATTTGTACATCATTAAACTCGTTATCTCATAGCCATAGGCCAACTACGAATATGCTAACCATGGATATTTCTGACTCTGAATAtttggagagctccattcaacAAATATGCTAACCAAGGATATTTCTGACCGTGAATAtttggagagctccattcaacAAATATGCTAACCAAGGATATTTCTGACCGTGAATAtttggagagctccattcaacAAATATGCTAACCATGGATATTTCTGAGCGTGGGATGTTTTGAGAGCTCCATTCCACgaataaaaatacaaaagtatATTGATAAACAGTTGTATAAGATAGTAAAACACGGATGGCAGTCGTTGTTGTAAAATCTTTTTCTTAACATAAAATCTCCATATGGAAGCAGTACAGGATGACCCTGATATTCTAGTTTTATAAACTATGTTAGCTAACTAAGTTGATAGACAACCAAGACAACATGCGATACCATGTATTCGAGCTTCGTTGTTTACCTGTAGTATTTGATCAATTTCTGGGTACACATACACATTGCATTGCAGTGATCCGCGTCACCTGTCACTCCGTGTGCTGATTCGCTAACtcgtttttttaatttcattataagAGGTAGGTTGTTCTGTAGACATTGAATGTCCTTACGTACCGTGGTGTACCATTCACAAATTATGTTGGGACTTACCACATGGGCTGTGGTTGGACTCGTGTGCTTTGTGAAGATTGCTGAAACAAAGAAGCCTCACATTTTATTTGTACTGGCTGATGATTATGGGTGGAATGACATCGGTTATCACGGATCTGAAATCCGGACACCGAACTTGGACAAGTTGTCCGGAGAGGGAGTCAGACTAGAAAATTACTATGTACAACCCATATGTTCACCAACAAGGAGTCAACTTATGTCTGGCAGATACCAGGTAATGACAGGCGGTGGAAATATATCACACTGTCTATTTCAGTCATTCTGTGTGACGTTTACCTGTTTACTTGAACAAGCGATCCGTGACACCCAACAAGCTCCATGTGACACTATTTATGCATTGTTCGTGTAAAATAGTCAGCACATGTGTAAAGTTAACATACGAGTACACATTTACtgtggtcacatgtttcatttCCTTACAAAACATTCTAAATCATTTATGTTATATCTTACCAAACAATTATGTGACAAAATGTGTAATTTGGTATATATTTGGTGACATTGATATAGATAATTCACGTATATCATACACGTAAACCGGAACTATTGTTAATGTGCATTATATATAGATTAGATAAGTTAATATAGTCATAgggtaaaattatttaaaaagtgATTACGTGGATTGGCTATTGTGCTTAGAAACGATTTTTGTCATTATACATTGTTTTCAttctttttatcctgataatttGAGTAAACATTATATTATGAATATGTATTTCTGTTAAATATAGCCTGAATCGTGACAATCAGAAAAATAGACATACACACACTTTTTATCCCAAACATCGTCTGGGAGGAAATAATACCTTtgtgtttgtttctgttttgataAACTGTGGTACTCTATGTGTGCGCTTATTGTGCCGTCAAAGTTCAAGGTTCTACTTTATTTTATCTACTATACGAAAAGGAATGTCTAAGCAATGAATGTAAATATGCATTGAGATATTGACATATATCTTACTCAGATCTTTGTAATTACATTGCTAACTGGCATGGTCGTAGGTAATTAGCTGATGATATAGTGTACCCAGATCTGTGTAATGCTACCATTGAATTGTTGTCCATTCGACACAAACTTTTTCTtctgtctttttttttataaaatcaaagttTGCTTTCACTCTTGGAGTAGATCCACACTGGTTTACAGCACGGTGTAATATGGGCGCCCCAGCCTAACGCCTTGCCAAGGGACAGTCCTACACTACCAGACAAGCTGAAGGAGGCTGGGTACGCTACACACCTCGTGGGCAAATGGCATCTAGGCTTTTACAAGGAGGAATATCTTCCGTACAACAGGGGATTCGATTCAACCTTtggtgaatatttttttcaaagtaatatTTACCGTTATGTATTGCTTTATTACTAAGAACACTATGCAACAagttatgatatattttgttattatcaGAGCTCTTTGCTACTTCTACCATTAATTtgtatatcacatatatactagatgcaatatttcaaacatgtagTAGAATAGCTACATTGTCTTTGAGGATAAGATGATTCGTTAAGAAATTATACCCATAACACGATAATAATCATTAATGTAGCCTTGGCCTAGGCAGCTGACATATTTCAGCTTATACACTAACACTAGAGGGCGATATAGTTACAAAGACAGTAggtgttattttaatcatttccAGGGTATCTGGCAGGGCGTGAGGAATACTACAACCAATCCCGATGTATTGGGGGAGGTATTTGTGGGACGGATTTCTGGGAAGATTTGAAACCAGCTGGACCAATCCCAAACGAGTACTCTACAGAGATGTACAGCAAGCGTGCAATAGACATTGTTAACAGGCACAACAATTCCAAGGTAAGGGTGTCATAAACAtacagaaaataacaaaatatgattTGACTTTAATACGCAATACCCTGAAAAAACCTTGTTCAAAGTCTATCCTTTTGCAGTTTACATAAATAACGTATCATTGTTTAATAGCGTCGATGACATATACACATCATTTATACAGTTAATGCCTTTCTGGACCTTTAGCTTTATAACTTTCTTGGATGATGAAATATTCACCACTGTAAAAGACGAGGCGCTGATTTCTCTACAACTGAAGTCAAAGGCAGAGTTTAAGTCACTTTACTCTGTAACTCTGttctttatttaaatttgttttgacTTTTGCTTGACTTACAAATATTATGTTACTATTGTGtcataagttacataaggaaaTGACATAAGCTCTGGTGGCTGTTTTTGTTTCGAGAAGTCAGAGCCACTTGAACATGCTATGTAGTTATCCACTCTTCTCATTTACTTTCACCCATTCTGATTATTCTAACCCTATTACAAGCTACAAATATAACTGGACTTTTtctaaattattgttttatatgattGGTGTAGGTTTAATGTTTTAACTTACAATcgatgtacattttatatagatacattATATGTTTTCCAGCCGATGTTTATGTACCTTGCATTACAAGCTGTGCATGAACCATTAGAAGTTCCAGAAAGGTACAAggaacaatatacaaatatcaaaaatggCGCAAGGCGAACTTACGCAGGTCTGTATTATTGTGCCACGAAATATAAATTGAGAGCCGAATGTACTACAATTTATTTCGGCGATCACGTCATGTcgtttattaaaatatttataaagtaaCATTGTGATGAACTGTCACAAAAGTAATTTTATTCgaaattttgtattttctataCACGGTAACTGTTGATGAAGGgctatttttgtatttgattttctcCTAGGCAGATTTGATATACAAGATATAACACTATTGGTCCAGGTATGGTAGCAGCCATGGACGAGGCGATAGGGAACATCACAGCAGCATTCCAGGCCAACGGCATGTGGGACGATACCGTCATGGTCTTTTCTACAGGTTGGTCGTGTGGGACTTCATCTGGTATTCTCTAATGattgataaattataaataccTACATTTTGATACAACAACATGatgttttgataatatataaCGTCGTTCTCTCTGAACAAAATCACGTCATTCTCACAAATATACTAaattatagtgtacacattaaAACTCGCAAGTGAGACTAGATCTCTAGTCAATAAGCAGATAGGTAACACGATTTATCACTAAATTGAACACGCAAAGTAAATCACTGTAATTCACGTGTTGCtttttaacttttaaagaaatattacactAATGATAACATTTCTTTCAGATAACGGTGGGGCGATATGGGCAGGAGGAAACAATGCGCCTCTGAGAGGTTGTAAGGCTACTCTATGGGAGGGAGGGGTTCACGGAGTAGGATTTGTGCATGGGAAAGCGCTACAGAAAAAAGGAACTGTATCCAATGAACTTCTACACGTCACAGATTGGTATCCCACATTGGTGGGACTAGCTGGTGGCTCGCTTAATGGAACTAAACCACTCGATGGCTTTGATCAATGGAAAACTATAAGGTATAAAGTCACACAGAAACCTagcacgaatttctaaccaaaagtatttatataagtatattatagtatcaaggacATGAACTCTGCGGTAGAGAAAAAACCGGCACATTTTTAATTCATGATATTTTGACGCATATCTTaacttaaagagaaataatttatcttttcaATGAGtgtttgatgaacaaaattggctaAGTTTTGACCAAGTTATGGATTGATGAACCGGGAAATATACGACAAATAGGCTACATGTAGGTATCCGCTCTAAATGTCGTTTCTCCCTTAATGGGTAACTCAATAACCAAGTCAAAATCACTAAATCTACGCCTGGGGTCAATACCtagccaattttgttcatcaaacaCTCATTGGAAAGATaacttattatatat
This genomic window from Argopecten irradians isolate NY chromosome 4, Ai_NY, whole genome shotgun sequence contains:
- the LOC138320431 gene encoding arylsulfatase B-like isoform X1, producing the protein MSLRTVVYHSQIMLGLTTWAVVGLVCFVKIAETKKPHILFVLADDYGWNDIGYHGSEIRTPNLDKLSGEGVRLENYYVQPICSPTRSQLMSGRYQIHTGLQHGVIWAPQPNALPRDSPTLPDKLKEAGYATHLVGKWHLGFYKEEYLPYNRGFDSTFGYLAGREEYYNQSRCIGGGICGTDFWEDLKPAGPIPNEYSTEMYSKRAIDIVNRHNNSKPMFMYLALQAVHEPLEVPERYKEQYTNIKNGARRTYAGMVAAMDEAIGNITAAFQANGMWDDTVMVFSTDNGGAIWAGGNNAPLRGCKATLWEGGVHGVGFVHGKALQKKGTVSNELLHVTDWYPTLVGLAGGSLNGTKPLDGFDQWKTISEGAVSPREVLLHNIDPLFEPVGDTLEGSPFDNRYRAALRWGNWKLITGNPGAGRWIPEPKSEDTHIGVDTVDTTKGIDSVNTTKNLWLFDISMDPVEKEDLSDRYPEIVMKMLTELQKLNETSVPCHYPPADPNSAPAFHGGWWGPWVQ
- the LOC138320431 gene encoding arylsulfatase B-like isoform X2 is translated as MMTVRHCMCLYNSLFIPPTCIHTGLQHGVIWAPQPNALPRDSPTLPDKLKEAGYATHLVGKWHLGFYKEEYLPYNRGFDSTFGYLAGREEYYNQSRCIGGGICGTDFWEDLKPAGPIPNEYSTEMYSKRAIDIVNRHNNSKPMFMYLALQAVHEPLEVPERYKEQYTNIKNGARRTYAGMVAAMDEAIGNITAAFQANGMWDDTVMVFSTDNGGAIWAGGNNAPLRGCKATLWEGGVHGVGFVHGKALQKKGTVSNELLHVTDWYPTLVGLAGGSLNGTKPLDGFDQWKTISEGAVSPREVLLHNIDPLFEPVGDTLEGSPFDNRYRAALRWGNWKLITGNPGAGRWIPEPKSEDTHIGVDTVDTTKGIDSVNTTKNLWLFDISMDPVEKEDLSDRYPEIVMKMLTELQKLNETSVPCHYPPADPNSAPAFHGGWWGPWVQ